A stretch of the Aggregatibacter sp. HMT-949 genome encodes the following:
- a CDS encoding sodium-dependent transporter → MTTTKPQRQTWSSRLTYVMTVAGATVGFGATWRFPYLVGENGGGAYVLLFCIAMIVIGIPMILVENVIGRRLRVNSIDAFGDKIHDKGKGISKYWKILGYMGLLGAFGIMAYYMVLGGWVISYIVSLISGSLDISAPITKDVAKNFYDLHIGNSPFEIMFYTFLFVAVNHIILAKGIIGGIERSVKYLMPLLFIFLIGMVIRNITLPGAMEGITFYLKPDFSKITPQLFIFVLGQVFFALSLGFGVLITLSSYLNKEENLIQTAVITGFTNTIIAVLAGFMIFPSLFTFGIEPNAGPTLVFQSLPIVFSHLWAGKFFAIIFFGLLLIAALTTSITIYEVIITALQEKLRMRRGKAIALTLGGIFLLGNVPSILGDNLWKDITIFDKSIFDFFDYVSGNILFMLTALGCAIFVGFVLKDEAKKELSSTPNSTFTQIWFNYVKFVVPVIIVVIFISNLF, encoded by the coding sequence ATGACAACAACAAAACCACAACGCCAAACCTGGTCGAGCCGCCTGACTTATGTAATGACTGTTGCCGGTGCCACTGTGGGTTTCGGCGCGACTTGGCGCTTCCCTTATCTTGTAGGTGAAAACGGCGGCGGCGCTTATGTGTTGCTGTTCTGTATTGCCATGATCGTAATCGGTATCCCGATGATTCTGGTAGAAAACGTGATTGGGCGCCGTTTGCGCGTTAATTCTATTGATGCCTTCGGCGATAAAATTCACGATAAAGGCAAAGGCATTTCTAAATACTGGAAAATTTTGGGCTATATGGGCTTACTTGGTGCTTTCGGTATTATGGCATATTACATGGTGCTCGGCGGTTGGGTAATTTCCTATATCGTCAGTCTAATCAGCGGCAGTCTTGATATTTCCGCACCAATTACCAAAGACGTAGCAAAAAATTTCTATGATCTGCATATCGGCAACAGCCCGTTTGAAATTATGTTTTATACCTTTCTTTTCGTAGCTGTGAACCACATTATTTTGGCGAAAGGCATTATCGGCGGGATTGAGCGCTCGGTAAAATATTTAATGCCGTTGCTCTTTATTTTTCTCATCGGCATGGTAATCCGTAACATTACCTTACCGGGTGCAATGGAAGGCATCACCTTCTACTTAAAACCGGATTTCAGCAAAATCACCCCGCAGCTATTTATTTTCGTATTAGGACAAGTGTTCTTCGCTTTAAGTCTTGGTTTCGGCGTATTAATTACGCTTTCAAGCTACTTAAACAAAGAAGAAAATCTGATTCAAACCGCAGTAATCACCGGCTTTACCAACACCATTATCGCGGTGCTTGCCGGCTTTATGATTTTCCCGTCGCTCTTTACCTTTGGAATTGAACCAAACGCGGGCCCAACCTTGGTATTTCAAAGTTTACCGATAGTATTCTCACATTTATGGGCAGGTAAATTCTTCGCGATTATTTTCTTTGGCTTATTATTAATTGCGGCATTAACCACTTCTATCACTATCTACGAAGTGATCATCACAGCATTACAAGAAAAACTTCGTATGCGTCGCGGAAAAGCCATTGCATTAACGCTCGGCGGCATCTTCTTACTCGGTAACGTACCGTCAATTTTAGGCGACAATTTGTGGAAAGACATAACCATTTTCGATAAAAGCATTTTCGACTTCTTCGATTACGTTAGCGGCAATATTCTGTTTATGCTTACCGCATTGGGTTGTGCGATTTTCGTCGGTTTCGTGTTAAAAGACGAAGCAAAGAAAGAACTGTCCTCAACGCCCAATTCCACCTTTACCCAAATATGGTTTAACTACGTAAAATTTGTCGTACCGGTCATCATTGTGGTAATTTTCATCAGTAACCTATTCTAA
- a CDS encoding restriction endonuclease subunit S translates to MSNWKEYKLDELVEITSSKRIMRSEYQENGIPFFRSKEIIELNSGNEITTELFISKERFLEIKNKFGTPSYGDILLTSVGTLGVPYFVNYKEEFYFKDGNLTWFRKFNNILRSKYLYYWFSSPVGRKALKEITIGSTQPALTITGLKSLTIHLPTLEEQDYIIEILDHLSSKIHLNTQINQTLEQIAQALFKSWFVDFDPVRAKVQALSDGLSFEQAELAVMQAISGKTPKELTALSQTQPERYAELAETAKAFPCEMVEVDGGEVPKGWEVKRIDEVIQKIPVGKKYSSKTAFSEGLVPILDQGRSGVIGYHNDKPGVKASIEDPIIVFANHTCYMRLISYDFSAIQNVFAFKGKECNLYWLYLATLGKQEFVEYKGHFPDFLIKEIIVPPEELTELFGKYVKESFSKIFIKDRENSSLAKIRDLLLPKLLNGEI, encoded by the coding sequence ATGAGTAATTGGAAAGAATATAAATTAGATGAGCTTGTAGAAATTACTTCTAGTAAAAGAATTATGAGGTCAGAATATCAAGAAAATGGTATTCCATTTTTCAGATCAAAAGAAATTATAGAATTAAACTCTGGAAATGAAATAACAACTGAGTTATTTATTTCAAAAGAACGGTTTTTAGAAATAAAGAACAAATTTGGAACACCTAGTTATGGAGATATTTTACTTACCTCTGTTGGTACATTAGGTGTTCCATATTTTGTAAATTATAAAGAAGAATTTTATTTTAAAGATGGAAATCTAACCTGGTTTAGAAAATTTAATAATATTTTGCGTAGTAAATATCTTTATTACTGGTTTTCTTCGCCTGTTGGAAGAAAAGCTTTAAAAGAAATTACTATTGGCTCTACACAGCCAGCATTGACTATAACAGGATTAAAATCATTAACAATACATCTTCCAACCTTAGAAGAACAAGATTATATTATTGAAATACTTGATCATTTATCAAGTAAAATCCACCTCAACACCCAAATCAACCAAACCTTGGAACAAATCGCCCAAGCCCTGTTTAAAAGCTGGTTTGTCGATTTCGATCCCGTGCGTGCTAAAGTCCAAGCGCTTTCAGACGGCCTTAGCTTTGAACAAGCAGAACTGGCAGTCATGCAGGCAATCAGCGGAAAAACACCCAAAGAACTGACCGCACTTTCACAAACACAGCCTGAACGCTACGCCGAATTAGCCGAAACCGCCAAAGCGTTTCCGTGTGAGATGGTGGAGGTTGATGGGGGTGAAGTGCCGAAGGGGTGGGAGGTTAAGCGAATTGATGAAGTTATTCAAAAAATTCCTGTAGGTAAAAAATATAGCTCAAAAACCGCATTTTCAGAAGGTTTAGTACCTATTTTGGATCAAGGTAGATCAGGTGTTATTGGTTATCACAATGATAAACCAGGCGTAAAAGCAAGCATTGAAGATCCAATTATTGTATTTGCTAATCACACTTGTTATATGCGTTTAATCTCTTACGATTTTAGTGCTATTCAAAATGTATTTGCCTTCAAAGGGAAAGAATGCAATTTGTATTGGCTTTATCTTGCTACGTTAGGAAAACAAGAGTTTGTGGAATATAAAGGGCATTTCCCTGATTTTTTAATTAAGGAAATTATTGTTCCACCAGAAGAATTAACAGAATTATTTGGGAAATATGTAAAAGAGAGTTTCTCAAAAATTTTCATTAAAGATAGAGAGAATTCTAGTTTAGCTAAAATTAGAGATTTGTTATTGCCTAAATTATTAAATGGAGAAATTTAA
- a CDS encoding type I restriction endonuclease subunit R, producing MLNENDIEQITLQRLQSLDWEYRYGKDLPVHEGEFARGDLSGVVFVEQLREAVRKLNPQLPESAVDSVVKSATKSDIGDLVVRNQAFYKLLRDGVRVEYTLNGEQKIEMARLVDFEHVKNNRFVAVNQLEIRSRKGGKRIPDIIGFVNGLPLVVFELKNPLRESADLLQAFNQFETYKDEIAELFVYNQALIISDGIAARLGSLSADFQRFTPWKVVDEKNKSARLYFDDELQSLLNGLMQPKDLLDYIRYFVLFERDSGGKTIKKIAAYHQYYGVNEAVDSTLFATSEKGDHRIGVMWHTQGSGKSISMLFYAGKLLAQPELKNPTIVVVTDRNDLDGQLFQTFSSGKDLIKQTPQQVEDREQLRQLLAQNEVGGVFFTTIQKFALNEEESRFPVLNERSNIIVISDEAHRSQYGFTQKLHNGKFQAGYARHLRDALPNASFIGFTGTPISLEDRDTQDVFGRYVSVYDLRDAMEDGATVPIVFDDARQIRLNKKDHDALFAEIDALLEEEPSTSLRLQEKLLGSQARLIELAADFVQHFAKRNEVVDSKAMIVVSSRQICVDLYNEIIKLRPEWHSDNINEGVIKIVMTGSASDAPEMQKHVYSKQEKQTLERRFKDPNDPLKVVIVRDMWLTGFDAPCCNTMYIDKPMQGHNLMQAIARVNRVFRNKSRENGGLIVDYVGIADKLKEATRQYTNSQDNGKLTDSVIDVFFKMKEHLEFVRSLFATPVEGKTFDVQAALEKDEPHELLMAIRFAANHILSLDQLPFDGKAHEQHWFNKKEAEPRKKAFLKAAGLVKKGYMLCGALAEVEPYNQEIAFYDAVRAILTKREQNGTGTNERQILLKKLVNQAVYSEGVIDLFDLLEKPQPQISLLSEEFLQTIKNSPTKNLWVSAMERYLASEIKAKSGTNLTLQKDFEQRLKEALNQYHNHNLSVIEILDELFKMSQDFQARLALGEKLGLKKEELAFYEALAQNQSARELMGDDVLSKLAKEITDTLRKSVTIDWQYKEGVRAKMRILVKRALQRYKYPPDKQEEAVSYVIKQAEEIADELSA from the coding sequence ATGCTCAACGAAAACGACATCGAACAAATCACCCTTCAACGCCTGCAATCCCTCGATTGGGAATATCGCTACGGTAAAGACTTGCCTGTTCATGAAGGCGAGTTTGCCCGTGGCGATTTGAGCGGCGTAGTCTTTGTTGAGCAACTGCGTGAGGCAGTGCGTAAGCTTAATCCTCAGCTGCCTGAAAGTGCGGTGGATTCTGTGGTCAAATCGGCGACAAAAAGCGATATTGGCGACTTGGTGGTGCGTAATCAGGCGTTTTATAAACTGTTGCGCGATGGCGTGCGGGTGGAATATACGTTAAACGGCGAACAAAAAATCGAAATGGCGCGCTTGGTGGATTTTGAGCATGTGAAGAACAACCGTTTTGTTGCTGTCAATCAGCTGGAAATCCGCAGCCGTAAAGGGGGAAAACGGATTCCTGATATTATCGGCTTTGTAAATGGTCTGCCATTGGTGGTATTTGAGCTCAAAAATCCGCTGCGTGAATCGGCGGATTTGTTGCAGGCGTTCAATCAGTTTGAAACCTATAAAGATGAAATTGCCGAGCTATTTGTTTATAACCAAGCCTTGATTATTTCAGACGGCATTGCGGCACGCTTGGGTTCGCTTTCGGCTGATTTCCAACGCTTTACGCCGTGGAAAGTGGTGGATGAAAAAAATAAAAGCGCGCGCTTATATTTTGACGATGAATTGCAAAGCCTGCTCAATGGCTTAATGCAGCCCAAAGATTTGCTCGACTATATCCGCTATTTCGTCTTATTTGAACGGGATTCAGGTGGTAAAACCATTAAAAAAATCGCCGCATACCATCAATATTACGGCGTAAATGAAGCAGTCGATTCCACTCTTTTTGCAACTTCAGAAAAAGGCGACCACCGCATTGGCGTGATGTGGCATACGCAGGGGTCGGGTAAATCGATTTCCATGTTGTTTTATGCCGGCAAACTGCTTGCGCAGCCTGAATTGAAAAATCCCACCATTGTGGTGGTCACCGACCGCAACGATTTGGACGGTCAACTTTTCCAAACCTTTTCTTCAGGCAAAGATTTAATCAAACAAACGCCGCAACAAGTGGAAGACCGCGAACAACTGCGCCAACTGCTCGCGCAAAATGAAGTGGGCGGCGTATTTTTTACCACGATTCAAAAATTCGCCCTAAATGAAGAAGAAAGCCGCTTCCCTGTTTTAAATGAGCGCAGCAATATTATTGTGATCAGCGATGAGGCTCACCGCAGCCAATATGGCTTTACGCAAAAGCTGCATAACGGCAAGTTTCAGGCAGGCTACGCCCGCCATTTGCGTGATGCGCTGCCAAATGCTTCGTTTATCGGTTTTACCGGTACGCCGATTAGCCTAGAAGATAGAGACACACAAGATGTGTTCGGACGTTATGTATCTGTTTACGATTTGCGAGATGCGATGGAAGATGGCGCAACCGTACCGATTGTGTTTGATGATGCTCGCCAAATTCGCTTAAATAAAAAAGACCATGATGCTTTGTTTGCAGAAATTGATGCTCTACTAGAAGAGGAGCCATCGACTTCCCTGCGTTTACAGGAAAAATTACTAGGCTCACAAGCACGTCTTATCGAATTAGCCGCAGATTTTGTGCAACATTTTGCCAAACGCAATGAAGTGGTGGACAGCAAAGCGATGATAGTGGTTTCCAGCCGTCAGATTTGCGTGGATTTATACAATGAAATCATCAAACTGCGCCCTGAATGGCATTCGGACAATATTAACGAAGGGGTGATTAAAATTGTGATGACGGGTTCTGCTTCCGATGCGCCGGAAATGCAGAAACACGTTTACAGTAAACAGGAAAAACAAACGCTGGAACGCCGCTTTAAAGACCCGAACGATCCGCTGAAAGTGGTGATTGTGCGCGATATGTGGCTGACGGGCTTTGATGCACCTTGCTGTAATACGATGTATATCGACAAGCCGATGCAAGGGCACAACCTGATGCAAGCCATCGCCCGAGTAAATCGTGTATTCCGCAACAAAAGCCGAGAAAACGGCGGCTTGATTGTGGATTATGTAGGCATTGCTGACAAACTCAAAGAAGCCACCCGGCAATACACCAATTCACAAGACAATGGCAAGCTGACGGATAGCGTGATTGATGTGTTCTTTAAAATGAAAGAGCATTTAGAGTTCGTCCGTAGCCTGTTTGCAACGCCGGTTGAAGGGAAAACTTTTGATGTTCAAGCCGCCTTAGAGAAGGACGAGCCACATGAATTGCTGATGGCGATTCGTTTTGCCGCCAACCATATTTTAAGTCTCGATCAATTGCCTTTTGATGGCAAAGCGCACGAGCAACATTGGTTTAATAAAAAAGAAGCCGAGCCACGCAAAAAAGCCTTTTTGAAAGCGGCAGGCTTGGTGAAAAAAGGCTATATGTTGTGTGGTGCCTTAGCGGAAGTTGAGCCATACAACCAAGAAATAGCCTTTTACGATGCCGTGCGAGCCATTCTCACTAAGCGCGAACAAAACGGTACAGGCACAAATGAAAGACAAATTTTATTGAAAAAATTGGTCAATCAAGCCGTCTATTCCGAAGGTGTGATTGATTTATTTGATCTGCTGGAAAAACCGCAGCCACAAATCAGCCTGCTTTCCGAAGAGTTTTTACAGACCATCAAAAACAGCCCGACGAAGAACCTATGGGTCAGCGCAATGGAGCGGTATTTAGCAAGTGAAATCAAAGCCAAATCAGGCACAAACCTCACCTTACAAAAAGACTTTGAACAGCGTTTAAAAGAAGCTTTAAACCAATATCACAACCACAATTTAAGCGTCATCGAAATTTTGGATGAACTCTTCAAAATGAGCCAAGACTTCCAAGCCCGTTTGGCATTGGGTGAAAAATTAGGCTTGAAGAAAGAAGAACTGGCGTTCTATGAGGCACTGGCTCAAAACCAAAGCGCTCGGGAACTGATGGGCGATGACGTGTTGAGTAAACTTGCCAAAGAAATCACCGACACACTCAGAAAATCCGTCACTATCGACTGGCAATACAAAGAAGGCGTTCGTGCCAAAATGCGCATTCTGGTGAAACGCGCCTTGCAACGCTACAAATATCCGCCCGATAAACAGGAAGAAGCCGTGAGCTATGTGATTAAGCAAGCGGAAGAAATTGCAGACGAATTAAGCGCATAA
- a CDS encoding type I restriction-modification system subunit M, with amino-acid sequence MQQAFLNNLDEKLWSSADKLRQQLDAANYKHIVLGLIFLKYISDSFTHQQAKIQAELTYPENPLYLDRTFYDTEEEYQDALTAELENRDYYTADNVFWVPQQARWDEIKAVSILNIGAELPWGGKFSGVAKLIDDAFDAIEKDNEKLKGVLQRISGYAVNEDTLRGLIILFSDTHFTRQTYNGEPVHLGAKDILGHVYEYFLGRFAQAEGKRGGQYFTPKSIVSLIVEMLEPYSGRVYDPAMGSGGFFVQTERFIAAHQGNINNVSIYGQEFNPTTWKLAAMNMAIRGIDYDFGKHNADSFTQPQHIDKKMDFIMANPPFNISDWWSESLADDPRWAYGTPPKGNANFAWLQHMIYHLSPNGKMALLLANGSMSSQTNNEGEIRKAIINADLVECMVALPGQLFTNTQIPACIWFLNRNKKRKGEVLFIDARQIGYMKDRVLRDFTADDIANIADTLHAWQKSDGYEDQAAFCKSATLEAIKDNDFVLTPGRYVGTAEQEDDGVPFAEKMQNLTALLKEQFAKSAELEAEIKKNLGGLGYE; translated from the coding sequence ATACAACAAGCCTTTCTTAATAATTTAGATGAAAAACTTTGGTCATCTGCTGATAAATTGCGTCAACAGCTTGACGCCGCCAACTATAAACACATTGTTCTTGGCCTGATCTTCTTAAAATACATTTCCGATAGTTTCACCCATCAACAAGCCAAAATTCAGGCTGAACTGACTTATCCCGAAAATCCACTCTATCTTGACCGCACTTTTTACGACACCGAAGAAGAATATCAAGACGCCTTAACCGCTGAACTGGAAAACCGCGACTACTACACTGCCGACAATGTGTTCTGGGTGCCGCAGCAAGCCCGTTGGGACGAGATTAAAGCCGTTTCCATCTTAAACATCGGCGCAGAGCTGCCTTGGGGAGGGAAATTTTCCGGCGTGGCAAAACTCATTGACGATGCCTTCGATGCCATTGAAAAAGATAACGAAAAACTCAAAGGCGTCCTCCAACGCATCAGCGGCTATGCCGTAAACGAAGACACCCTGCGCGGGCTGATTATCCTCTTCTCCGATACCCACTTTACCCGTCAGACTTACAACGGCGAGCCCGTGCATTTAGGCGCAAAAGACATTCTCGGTCACGTTTATGAATACTTCCTCGGTCGCTTTGCCCAAGCCGAAGGCAAACGTGGCGGACAATATTTCACACCGAAATCTATTGTTTCCCTGATTGTCGAAATGCTTGAGCCATACTCCGGCCGCGTGTATGACCCGGCCATGGGCAGCGGCGGCTTTTTCGTGCAAACCGAACGCTTCATCGCCGCCCATCAAGGCAACATCAACAACGTTTCCATCTACGGACAAGAATTCAACCCCACCACCTGGAAACTCGCCGCCATGAACATGGCGATTCGTGGCATTGATTACGACTTCGGCAAACACAACGCCGACAGCTTCACCCAGCCGCAACACATCGACAAAAAGATGGATTTCATTATGGCAAACCCGCCATTCAACATCAGCGATTGGTGGAGCGAATCCCTGGCCGATGATCCACGTTGGGCATACGGTACGCCGCCTAAAGGCAATGCCAACTTTGCTTGGCTGCAACACATGATTTACCACCTCTCACCCAACGGCAAAATGGCATTGTTGCTGGCCAACGGCTCCATGAGCAGCCAAACCAACAACGAAGGCGAGATCCGCAAAGCCATCATCAATGCCGACCTGGTGGAATGTATGGTTGCCCTGCCCGGTCAGCTCTTCACCAACACCCAAATCCCCGCCTGTATTTGGTTCTTAAACCGCAACAAAAAGCGCAAAGGCGAAGTGTTGTTTATCGACGCCCGCCAAATCGGCTATATGAAAGACCGTGTCTTGCGCGATTTCACTGCTGACGACATCGCCAACATCGCCGACACCCTCCACGCTTGGCAAAAATCAGACGGCTATGAAGACCAAGCCGCTTTCTGCAAATCCGCTACGTTAGAAGCAATTAAAGACAACGACTTCGTCCTCACACCGGGGCGCTACGTCGGCACCGCAGAACAAGAAGACGACGGCGTGCCATTTGCAGAAAAAATGCAAAATCTGACCGCTCTTTTAAAAGAACAATTTGCCAAAAGTGCGGAGTTGGAAGCAGAGATTAAAAAGAATTTAGGGGGATTGGGGTATGAGTAA